One region of Trichoderma breve strain T069 chromosome 7 map unlocalized scaffold00007, whole genome shotgun sequence genomic DNA includes:
- a CDS encoding ankyrin repeats (3 copies) domain-containing protein, with product MSHAGLLEEPRPFGVSEKKQLSHDAYTVGWICVLQCELNAAKALLDEQHEQLPSAAKDDNSYLLGHYGTNAAAQTAVHMIRTFSNIRFGLLVGVGGGAPNRPDPDDPFNDLRLGDVVVGVAKGSHGGVLQYDMGKWKNDTDFPIESHLNKPPKVLSKAIELLQSEHDFGEGHMSHYIHQMALKAAKLRGLRQYRFPGRDKDQLFSPAYRHVSEADCLVCDPAQLVERLPRDSDDPIVHYGLIASGNAVLRSAKRRDELRDAWGVLCFEMEAAGLMENFPCIVIRGICDYSDDHKNKVWQPYSAVVAAAYAKDLLRVIQPQEVENMDAIKKPLEKLFENFATTREAVKRIESKITSKEDIEILEWLTPVNYGLQQSDCFQRRHPGTGQWLLNSAEYQEWLHTSQQTLFCQGIPGSGKTILTSMSTAKAKIFATARHIQDIRNEFDGSILLEIHQIANAVDGMFLFAKLHLDSLQHKPTPKAIFQALDNLPKGNEGLNETYGETMRRIRNQGQEFQQLALRALAWITCAMRQLSTFELQTALAVEKDSSEMDEDNIPEIEDIVSACAGLVTVDKNSNIVRLVHHTTQEYFQRTQKDWFPDAQNEITSACITYLSFDIFSTGFNPLYSYAAENWGHHARDSINLDLTANALFKSQSRMEAAWANWVTELHLTAYFGLEDFTKQLICEYDINSLTGLLETPLSLSARNGHGGIVKLLLEVGADVESKDINGQTALTHAARNGYETIVKLLLMNGADVESEDETGWTVLMHAAMSGYEVIVKLLLQTGANFTPRDAHGQTALTHAAMYNHEAVVKLLLKNGAGLESKDEYGQTALTHVARNGYEAIVKLLLEAGADLESKDIDGQTALMHAANSGHEATVKMLLEKGADIESVDEYGWTALGLATMRGHPAIIKLLATQPNPECVRKRELSRAY from the exons ATGTCCCACGCTGGGCTACTGGAAGAACCAAGGCCCTTCGGAGTcagcgagaagaagcagttATCGCATGACGCATACACTGTTGGGTGGATTTGCGTGCTTCAGTGTGAGCTCAACGCGGCAAAGGCCTTGCTAGATGAGCAACATGAACAACTTCCATCGGCCGCAAAAGACGATAACAGTTATCTCCTCG GTCACTACGGAACAAATGCTGCTGCGCAGACAGCGGTACACATGATTCGCACCTTTTCCAATATTCGATTCGGCTTGCTGGTAGGCGTGGGCGGCGGAGCCCCGAACCGACCGGATCCAGATGATCCGTTCAATGATCTTCGGCTCGGAGACGTCGTCGTTGGTGTTGCAAagggcagccatg GCGGCGTTCTTCAATACGACATGGGAAAATGGAAGAATGATACAGATTTTCCCATCGAATCGCACTTGAATAAACCGCCCAAGGTTTTGTcaaaggccattgagctATTGCAATCCGAACACGATTTTGGCGAAGGCCACATGTCGCATTACATCCACCAAATGGCTCTTAAAGCGGCAAAGCTTCGCGGGTTGAGGCAGTATCGATTTCCAGGTCGAGATAAAGACCAACTTTTCAGCCCAGCCTATCGTCATGTTTCCGAAGCAGATTGTTTAGTATGTGATCCTGCACAGTTGGTAGAAAGACTTCCTCGAGATTCAGATGATCCTATAGTTCATTACGGCCTCATTGCCTCTGGTAATGCCGTTTTAAGGTCTGCCAAACGTCGAGATGAGCTACGAGACGCTTGGGGCGTCCTAtgctttgagatggaagcagctggcCTAATGGAAAACTTCCCTTGTATTGTTATTAGAGGAATTTGTGACTACTCTGACGATCACAAAAACAAAGTCTGGCAGCCCTACTCAGCTGTTGTAGCTGCGGCATATGCGAAAGATCTCTTAAGAGTAATTCAACCGCAAGAAGTCGAAAATATGGACGCCATAAAAAAACCCCTTGAGAAAC TTTTCGAGAACTTTGCTACGACCAGAGAAGCTGTGAAACGTATCGAGTCGAAAATTACCAGTAAAGAAGACATTGAGATTCTCGAATGGTTAACACCAGTAAATTATGGCCTTCAACAGAGTGATTGCTTTCAGAGACGACATCCTGGGACCGGCCAATGGCTTCTTAACTCGGCAGAATACCAGGAGTGGCTTCACACAAGCCAGCAGACATTATTTTGCCAAGGCATTCCGGGATCTGGGAAGACAATTCTCACATCAATG AGTACCGCGAAAGCAAAGATTTTTGCGACTGCTCGACATATTCAGGATATACGAAATGAGTTTGATGGAAGCATCTTACTGGAGATTC ACCAAATCGCTAACGCGGTTGATGGAAT gtttctttttgctaaACTCCACTTAGACTCGCTCCAACACAAGCCTACCCCCAAGGCAATTTTTCAAGCTTTAGATAACTTGCCAAAGGGTAATGAAGGTTTGAATGAAACCTATGGCGAAACAATGAGGAGAATACGGAATCAGGGACAAGAATTCCAACAGCTTGCTTTGCGAGCTTTAGCGTGGATCACCTGCGCTATGAGACAGCTATCCACATTTGAACTTCAGACAGCACTAGCTGTGGAGAAAGATAGTTCCGAAATGGATGAGGATAACATCCCAGAGATTGAGGACATAGTCTCTGCATGTGCTGGATTAGTCACCGTCGACAAAAACAGCAACATTGTTAGGTTGGTGCATCACACAACGCAAGAGTACTTTCAGCGGACGCAAAAAGATTGGTTTCCGGATGCACAAAATGAGATAACTTCAGCCTGTATCACTTACCTCTCATTCGACATCTTTAGCACAGGC TTCAATCCTCTCTATTCCTACGCAGCCGAAAACTGGGGACATCATGCACGAGATTCGATCAACCTGGATTTGACAGCCAATGCCTTATTCAAAAGCCAATCAAGAATGGAAGCTGCATG GGCAAATTGGGTGACAGAACTTCATCTGACGGCATATTTTGGACTTGAGGACTTTACAAAGCAGCTGATATGTGAATATGATATAAATTCACTGACTGGACTCCTGGAAACGCCACTTTCCTTATCAGCTAGGAACGGCCATGGAGGTATTgtcaagctgcttcttgaggttGGGGCTGATGTCGAGTCAAAGGATATAAATGGCCAGACAGCACTTACACATGCAGCTAGAAATGGTTATGAAACCATTGTTAAGTTGCTGCTTATGAACGGGGCTGATGTCGAATCAGAGGATGAAACTGGTTGGACAGTACTTATGCACGCAGCTATGTCCGGCTATGAAGTTATTgtcaagctgcttcttcaaacCGGGGCCAACTTCACGCCAAGGGACGCACATGGCCAGACAGCACTTACGCATGCAGCTATGTACAACCACGAAGCTGTTGTAAAGCTGCTGTTAAAAAATGGGGCTGGTCTCGAGTCAAAGGATGAATATGGCCAGACTGCACTTACACATGTAGCTAGGAACGGCTATGAGGCTATTGTtaagctgcttcttgaggcTGGGGCTGATCTCGAGTCAAAGGATATTGATGGCCAGACAGCACTTATGCATGCAGCTAATAGCGGCCATGAAGCTACTgtcaagatgctgcttgaAAAGGGGGCTGATATCGAGTCAGTGGATGAATATGGTTGGACAGCACTTGGATTAGCGACTATGAGGGGTCATCCAGCCATTATCAAGCTGCTAGCTACGCAGCCCAACCCAGAGTGTGTCCGAAAAAGAGAACTATCAAGGGCATATTAG
- a CDS encoding mis12 protein domain-containing protein gives MAASNSDYELLTEHFSYPPVSLLDDIINTVNVLADRALDSVERLLLSIPPKKLGFSKSSKQPDQNQNLSPEEAAKLEIENGTHQLETLLNASIDKNFDIFELYVMQNIITVRPQDQPYMRLSHYSGLDFPDDDTAAAQQIDKPSPESITALRRRLQASQKLNAVLEAEKARNDALLKTLRSLLGVVPDATKTEEKESSNGESGGSAAAAHPFTFLRDRGGLEESGGQQPITTTTEFTLSQLQALRALSGSLRELLPGLGDASVTDAEAASAAASWRRERAEYIETSSRKYLETVVGLELGPEGEVRDGEWQGEGRGLSKGEVEGLEKVAAMLGGGRDGGGGDAMDTT, from the exons atggctgccagcAACTCCGACTACGAGCTCCTAACAGAGCATTTCAGCTACCCTCCAGTC TCCCTcctcgacgacatcatcaacaccgtcaACGTCCTCGCCGACCGTGCCCTCGATTCCGTCGaacgcctcctcctctccataCCCCCCAAGAAGCTCGGCTTCTCAAAAAGTAGCAAACAACCCGACCAAAACCAAAATCTTTCCCCCGAAGAAGCCGCAAAACTCGAAATCGAAAACGGCACACACCAGCTCGAAACGCTACTCAACGCCTCCATCGACAAGAACTTTGACATTTTCGAGCTCTATGTAATGCAGAATATTATTACAGTCAGACCGCAAGACCAGCCATACATGCGTCTCTCACATTACAGCGGCCTCGATTTCCCCGATGATGATACCGCTGCGGCGCAACAAATCGATAAACCTTCTCCAGAATCAATCACCGCTCTTCGGAGACGGCTTCAAGCAAGTCAGAAGCTAAACGCCGTCTTGGAAGCTGAAAAAGCTCGCAACGACGCTCTTCTTAAAACCCTACGTTCTCTACTAGGCGTCGTCCCCGACGCCACCAAgacggaagaaaaagaatcatCGAATGGAGAAAGTGGCGGTAGTGCGGCGGCGGCTCATCCGTTTACCTTCTTGCGCGATAGAGGCGGGCTTGAAGAGAGCGGCGGGCAGCAGCCAATTACAACGACGACGGAGTTTACGCTTTCGCAGCTGCAGGCGCTGCGGGCTTTGTCGGGGTCGTTGAGGGAGTTGTTGCCTGGCCTTGGGGATGCTTCTGTCACGGATGCTGAGGcggcatcggcggcggcgtcgtgGAGACGGGAGCGCGCGGAGTATATTGAGACTTCTTCGAGGAAGTATCTTGAGACGGTGGTTGGGCTGGAGCTTGGGCCGGAGGGAGAGGTTCGTGACGGGGAGTGGCAGGGTGAGGGGAGGGGTTTGAGTAAAGGTGAGGTGGAAGGGTTGGAGAAGGTGGCGGCGATGttgggaggggggagggatggtggagggggagatGCTATGGATACGACGTAG
- a CDS encoding PPR repeat family domain-containing protein, with the protein MHAPRTICSRCASQIRSVQARSLGGAALFASMSDASNASSNTSSNVSSSIARDGAGEAAGRQFHGNGRGAPKRSQRRPFNGPSSFTKRGPLRPSEDSAIALFKDVVSPEAKRRASQSSPLGELEIAAKIKDLSAKQMDVVEKLQVFQTTIGPHLNEFRGHMPKHLLISSTQFLDKMCEEIVEHGYTGHGVNLSLLYGIVGKTDLDVRNQLVLNVCRALIFDKRDSAGRSALLDELTGLWQHISQLRRWSQDHRQLKFAFPSFHDVRQDIAEGTATNTRLDPTTRALAALFLQFSPDEARDIMPALLSTLAVLSDSRLVKNGTHIIMDPLLKLVAVALSNKEAATQSYVSGIFDDRVRFPSAKLAEIQYYVVQQWPHATELIHKRSGSSSGFTGLHRQLRSAYLARDYGTVYAIWEEFKTRLDQKPDLAKQLHNNAEFLDFWVFIWCASRRPRHLQDTFDLMQRLRIHPTLKTYTGMMHGWKICKDTDRIDALWKKLASSGQKLDAHIWTERISSLIEAGKPQAGLEALAEMLALWKQAVQKNAPHTAVQPTIEAVNAAFKGIIQVDRKAAFEVLEWASREQIQPNIRTYNVLIRHSFRDDSPDEVQTLLKVMSQNGIEPDAATFTIILEEVIGRMGTASAADQVEAVQLVFQDIQSAGLRPNLETYGKMLYAVSSLANGTDEAITAVLSQMRADDFKVTPHMVTILIERALRRDPPDMTAIDALLQEHGFSHVGQGDQTLWERVMSANAITGNTERAMAVFNDLLKAGRPVTSLPCLTDLLWALLSSEKRDEARHVVDVVLDYKTRDGDSDIKDGRYWRHHFWFLADEGGFLEGRDVPDVLKASLRG; encoded by the coding sequence ATGCACGCACCAAGGACCATCTGCTCAAGATGTGCCTCGCAGATCCGCTCAGTGCAGGCTCGCTCCCTCGGCGGTGCGGCGCTGTTTGCGTCCATGAGTGATGCCTCAAATGCATCTTCAAACACATCGTCGAATGTCTCATCGAGTATAGCGCGGGACGGGGCTGGAGAGGCAGCTGGACGGCAGTTTCACGGCAATGGGCGAGGAGCTCCAAAAAGAAGCCAGCGAAGACCTTTCAACGGGCCGTCAAGCTTCACAAAGAGGGGACCGCTGCGGCCCTCGGAAGACTCTGCCATTGCGCTCTTCAAAGATGTCGTCAGTCCAGAGGCCAAGAGGAGGGCATCCCAGTCGTCTCCTCTCGGCGAGCTGGAGATTGCGGCCAAGATTAAAGATCTGTCTGCCAAACAGATGGACgttgttgagaagctgcaagTCTTCCAGACAACCATTGGGCCTCACCTCAACGAGTTCCGCGGACACATGCCTAAGCATTTACTCATCTCATCGACTCAATTCCTCGACAAGATGTGCGAAGAGATTGTCGAGCATGGCTACACCGGCCACGGCGTCAATCTATCCCTACTCTACGGCATCGTGGGGAAAACTGATCTCGACGTGAGAAATCAGCTCGTTCTCAACGTCTGCCGTGCCCTCATTTTCGATAAGAGAGATTCTGCGGGTCGCAGCGCCTTGTTAGACGAACTCACTGGCCTGTGGCAGCACATTTCTCAACTTCGCCGCTGGAGCCAAGACCATCGTCAGTTGAAATTTGCCTTTCCCTCGTTTCATGATGTCCGACAAGACATTGCCGAGGGCACAGCGACCAATACTCGCCTGGATCCCACAACGAGGGCCCTGGCTGCTCTCTTTCTGCAATTCAGCCCTGACGAAGCCCGCGATATCATGCCGGCACTCTTGTCCACTCTCGCTGTTCTCTCAGATTCGAGACTTGTCAAGAACGGAACGCACATCATCATGGACCCCTTGCTGAAGCTAGTAGCCGTGGCCCTcagcaacaaagaagccgcGACACAATCCTACGTCTCTGGAATCTTTGACGATCGTGTGCGATTTCCCTCGGCAAAGCTCGCTGAGATTCAATACTATGTAGTCCAGCAGTGGCCGCACGCAACTGAATTGATACACAAACGGTCAGGCTCCTCGTCCGGTTTCACGGGTCTCCACCGCCAGCTTCGATCAGCATACCTAGCCCGCGATTATGGCACTGTATATGCCATCTGGGAGGAATTCAAGACTCGCCTGGATCAGAAGCCGGATCTTGCTAAGCAGCTGCACAACAATGCCGAGTTCTTGGACTTCTGGGTCTTTATTTGGTGCGCGAGCCGCCGTCCCAGGCATCTGCAAGATACGTTTGACCTCATGCAGCGGCTGCGGATACACCCAACCCTCAAGACCTACACCGGCATGATGCACGGGTGGAAGATTTGCAAGGACACGGATCGGATCGACGCActttggaagaagctggcaaGTTCCGGTCAGAAGCTCGACGCCCATATTTGGACGGAGCGCATCTCCAGTTTGATCGAGGCGGGTAAGCCCCAAGCCGGTCTCGAAGCGCTTGCAGAGATGCTTGCGCTGTGGAAGCAGGCAGTCCAGAAGAACGCCCCCCACACAGCAGTGCAGCCCACGATTGAAGCTGTCAACGCTGCCTTCAAGGGCATCATCCAGGTCGATCGCAAGGCCGCCTTTGAGGTGCTCGAGTGGGCAAGCCGCGAGCAAATTCAGCCCAATATCCGGACCTACAACGTCCTGATCCGCCATAGCTTCCGAGACGACTCTCCCGACGAAGTGCAGACGCTGCTCAAGGTCATGTCGCAGAACGGCATCGAGCCAGATGCGGCTACTTTCACCATCATCCTAGAGGAAGTGATTGGCAGAATGGGCACCGCCTCAGCAGCCGACCAAGTCGAAGCCGTGCAGCTCGTCTTCCAGGACATCCAAAGCGCCGGTCTCCGCCCCAACCTCGAAACATACGGCAAGATGCTCTACGCCGTATCATCCCTCGCCAACGGCACTgatgaggccatcaccgccgtGCTATCACAAATGCGCGCCGACGACTTCAAAGTCACGCCGCACATGGTCACCATCCTCATCGAGCGCGCCCTACGCCGCGACCCGCCCGACATGACGGCCATCGACGCCCTGCTCCAGGAGCACGGCTTCTCGCACGTCGGTCAGGGCGACCAGACCCTGTGGGAGCGCGTCATGAGCGCAAACGCCATCACCGGCAACACCGAGCGCGCAATGGCCGTCTTTAACGACTTGCTCAAGGCTGGGCGACCAGTCACTTCGTTGCCGTGTCTGACGGATCTGTTGTGGGCGCTTTTGTCGAGCGAGAAGCGTGATGAGGCGAGACATGTGGTGGACGTGGTGCTGGATTACAAAACGAGGGATGGTGACAGCGATATCAAGGATGGGCGGTACTGGAGGCATCATTTCTGGTTTTTGGCTGATGAGGGGGGCTTCCTCGAGGGGAGGGATGTGCCAGATGTGCTCAAGGCGAGTCTGCGCGGGTGA
- a CDS encoding glycosyl hydrolase family 61 domain-containing protein, with product MKSSVVAALGCLAGSALGHGQIQNFTLNGAYNQGFILDYYYQKVNTGHFPNVAGWYAEDLDLGFISPDAYTTPDIICHKNAAPGAATATAAAGSTIVFSWGPGPWPHPYGPILTYVAQCSGSCTTVDKTSLRWVKIQESGINYNTQVWAQQDLINQGSKWTVKIPSSLKPGNYVFRNEILAAHGASSQNGMQNYPQCVNIVVTGSGTKSLPAGTPATSLYKPTDPGILFNPYTTITNYTIPGPALWQG from the exons ATGAAGTCTTCTGTTGTCGCGGCACTTGGCTGCCTTGCCGGCAGTGCTCTCGGTCATGGGCAAATCCAAAACTTCACCCTCAACGGCGCGTACAACCAGGGCTTTATCC TCGATTACTACTATCAGAAGGTCAACACTGGCCACTTCCCCAACGTCGCAGGCTG GTACGCCGAGGACTTGGATCTAGGCTTCATCTCCCCTGACGCATACACCACGCCTGACATCATCTGCCACAAGAACGCAGCACCCGGTGCAGCCACTGCCACCGCTGCAGCTGGCTCCACCATCGTCTTTTCATGGGGCCCTGGCCCGTGGCCACACCCGTATGGCCCTATTCTCACATACGTGGCTCAGTGCAGCGGCTCGTGCACGACCGTGGACAAGACATCGCTCCGTTGGGTCAAGATCCAGGAGTCGGGCATCAATTACAATACCCAAGTCTGGGCTCAGCAGGATCTTATTAACCAAGGCAGCAAGTGGACCGTAAAGATTCCATCAAGCCTTAAGCCTGGGAACTACGTCTTCCGAAATGAGATTCTTGC TGCCCATGGTGCCTCGAGCCAGAATGGCATGCAAAACTACCCGCAGTGTGTGAACATTGTCGTCACTGGATCGGGCACCAAGTCGCTTCCTGCCGGAACCCCAGCAACTTCACTGTACAAGCCCACTGACCCTGGCATCTTGTTCAACCCTTACACGACAATCACCAACTACACGATCCCTGGTCCAGCCCTGTGGCAAGGCTAA